The stretch of DNA TAGCCCaccgtttctctctctctctctctctctaaatcaaGCAAGTATTTGCCTCATGAGAAACAACACGCGACTTGGATTAGATGCATGATATGGAGAAGATTAGCACATCTTACATCAGCTGAAGCAAAAAGAGAAGGAAAGCTAGGAGGGAGAATAGAGAAGATAATCTTTCTCATGGAAGGAACGGTAGCAGGTGCAGGGGGGACTCAGGtcttcctggacttcttggtggtggtggtggtggtgtcatGGAGGAAGTCGAGGAGGACGGCGCTCTTGCACTTGGGGCACTTGGGATCATCCCCGGGGAGCATGACGTACATGAGGCAGCGTGGACAGCCGGCGAGCACCATCGACGGCCCCTCGGGGCTGTCTGCCTCCGACGACAGGCAGGAGCTGGGGGAGGACGTTCCACGAGGGGAGTCGTCGCCGCCGGTGGTAGCCATCCTTCTAGAGGTGTCCCCCCTCGTCGGCAACGCCAGGTTCAGCTTCAGGTCCAGCTTCTGGCTCTCCCCGTGGCCGCTGCGCctgctcatcctcctcctcctcctcctatggCAGAAACAGCCCACGAGTAGCAACACTACCACCGTGAGTTACCGATACAGGACACCTCGAAGAGCTGCAGGAAGCACCAACCTTTCGCGGCGGGGCTCAACGAGGCCAGAAGCAGAAGAGAGGCTTCTATGGAAcctacaccaccatgagcttcccaTGCCATTTTATAGACTAGTCGAGGGGGTCAAAAGGGTCGTCTTCAATACAAAACAACAAACTAGTTTATTTCCGCTCACTCACTGTCATCTTCTCAGTACTGAGATAAAGATTGCAGGGTTTAGCATTGGAGACATAATAGCACTACATTAAGCTTGCAAACTTTACTCGATAATGAACATTAATTGCAATCATCAATCAAGCAAAACCCCAATGTTGTTATGTAcgcatcatcctcctcctcctcctcgcactCCACATATCAGttctatttcttcttcttcttcttcttcttcttcttcttgtcgggaagggcgaagaagaggagcctacaatTTGGTGCGATATGGCATCGAAGTGTAGGGTGATCTTAACGCATGGATCTTAAAATATAGCGTCCTAAGCAAATGGGCATTTACTGCCAATTAAACATAGTTGTCTTCTCTTGGCGACTAAGTGATGAGAATCCATTAATGTACTTTGTTTGATGCAAGCGAGGAAACATAAACAAACCGTCCTCTTCAGAACCTTGTAATGGGATTTGGCTAAATATATCTCCAGTCAAAATTCATCATCTCCATGCCCAGATAGTAGACATGCAGAGCTCATGCAGGTTATTGGCCATGCACTAAATATTTGTAGGGCTTGTATTCTAATGGAGATGGAGGTACTGTGGTGGAACAGTTGATGGATTCCACATCCCAAGCCAATCCCAAAGAGCAGGAATGGGGGATTACAAAATCCAGTACTGACTTGGGAGTGGTCACATTACTCGAGCACTAAGGTGAGTTGAGGTAGAATGGGTCATATATTTTATGTGGCTTGGTGTGATTAGATGAGTGATGGGGGGAAGCTCCATGTGCACGTCTTTGATGCCAAGGCAAGTCCATGGAGAGATGATAGGGATGCGGTGGTATTGATGGCCCAAAAGGCAACAAAATTTAAAGGTGGACGACCAGGGCTTCATTTCTCATGAACTTGCAAGCAACATATTTATGTGGGCATTCAATGGGAGAAGACTTCATGGCTTCCGAGAGAAGTGCATATGCTTGCTTCTCCATGCAAAGtagatccatatatatatatctagtatcatTATTTACTCGATGTGGGTAGTGCATATTGAGAGGAGTGAAGGATGAATTagttatataatattttgatgatattttattatgataaagTTGTAGAGATTAGTCTTTGTTTTGGATTTGTATATAAAGATAATACTTGAACCTTGAATTTACTGTGATTATGAAATTACTTACTAAATACTACGTTTTCTTTACAATAGAATCTATTTACTATGGTTTTTatctaatataattaaaaagtacTTATCGTAAGGAAATATTCAATGGTATTTGTAGGATTTTGAGTTCCAAAGCTTCATTAAGCAATAGGTGCAAAATGTTCTCCGTACCTTCTAACCTACTGAAACTTCACTGCCGAAACAAGTTAACGTAAATATGATTTTGATTGAGGAAGATGGCAGAGTAATAAATTGTAATTTATTAGAACAAGATCGGACATCGATCTAATTAAGTCTCACATCATTGAGTCAGTTAGttaaaacactatcaattgaattagttatattttttattaattatatttatttaaagtaAAAACTTATGAGGattgtaaaaataataattttaatattgtagTAAAGTTTATCTCTAAACTCCATTCTTTGAATTCATAATCTTTCTTAttaagctttatatatatatatatatatatatatacatatatatatatatatatatatatacatatatatatatatatatatattattctccGTTTCTCATCTACCATCTCCTTAACCAACGAAGATCTCCGTCCGCTGAACAACCCACAACTGCATGATCACGTCGTCGTCATGGCCTCTTTGAATCCCATGCACCGGTTCTCGTCATCTCTATAAACTTTTCTCGCCCACCACCATGATCGAGGAAGCTTCTTAGTCTTCACTGTAATCCCTCCAAGGTCCGAGATGGACACCAACAGGGCcgcccttctcttcctcttctttcttccacCCTTCTTCCACGCCTGTAATGCGACGGCGGCCGGCCTTCGTCAACCCAAGTGGCGAAGAGAGTTGGAGACGTATTCCGGCAGCGGCCTGTACGAGACGAGGTACTTCACGCAGACGCTGGATCACTTCAACTTCAACCCGCAGAGCTACGCCAAGTTCCAGCAGAGGTACCTGGTGAACCACACCTACTGGGGCGGCAAGGGGTCGCCCATCTTCGTCTACACCGGCAACGAAGGCCGCATCGAGCTGTTCGCCAAGAACACTGGCTTCATGTTTGATATCGCGCCGTCGTTTAAGGCCCTATTGGTCTTCATCGAGGTCAGTACCATTTTGCAGGACGACGCTGGTCATCGATGCATCGAATGGTCTCATCTGTTTCTGGCAAACGCAGCATCGGTACTATGGGGAATCCATTCCTTTCGGCGGCGAAGATGTGGCTTACAGCAACGCTAGCACTCTCGGTTACTTGTGCGTCACGCAGGCGATTGCGGACTTCGCGACGCTGATCATTGATCTGAAGAAGAACCTGACATCAGAAGACTCTCCGGTTGTAGCGTTCGGAGGCTCCTATGGAGGAAGTAAGAGTCTGAcatcatcttcttcctttttcttgtggGCGTTGGGAGGATTCAACAGCTCATACTTATCTTTGATGATGCACACAGTGTTGGCTGCATGGTTTAGGTTGAAGTACCCACACGTTGTTCTTGGAGCCTTGGCATCTTCTGCTCCTCTTCTCCAGTTCGATGACCTCGTCTCCCCTTACACCTTCTACAACATCGTCACCAATGACTTCAGGgtctgtttctctctctctctccgtctctctctctctctctctctctctggtgatGAGTTGTGTGCTATGATATCAGAGTGAAAGTGAAAGCTGCTACAGAACGATAAAGAGTTCGTGGAAGGAGTTGGATGATACCTTGTCACGACCAGGAGGACCTAAGAAGCTCGCCAAGGCATTCAAGACATGCTCGTAAGGAGCTGGATGATACATTGTCACATCTCCAGTTTGATGCCATTGGGCTTAATTATTCTGAGCTAAGTCGAcgacttcatcatcatcatcatcttcttcttcttccacagtGATGAAGTCTCAAACTTGCCTCAATGGATCGAAGAGGCTTTAGTTTACGTCGCCATGACGGATTACCCCACTGTTTCAGACTTCCTCACCCCTCTCCCAGCTTACCCCGTGAAACAGGTCATCCGAATCTGCAGTAAAACCTTTCCTCTAAACTTCCAGCTCTCTCTACTGATTCAAACCGTTGCAGATGTGCAAGGCCATCGACGATCCGATATCTGGTAATGATACCTTTGCTAGATTATATGGGGCCATGAACATATACTACAACTACACTGGAAAAGCGACATGCTTCGATATCGACACCGATTCGTTGGATGATACTGTTGGCACGGATGGATGGAATTGGCAGGTGATGAGCAATTCTCGTCTTTCCACTGTCTAGGTCTGCTGATATCCCATCTCTGCATGGCTCTTTTCGCAGTCATGCACAGAGATGATTCTTCCAACAGGGGGAAGATCAGAGGAGAGCATGTTTCCTGCGAACAAATATAGTTACGACGACAACGCTAGGTTCTGCGAATCATACTACGGTGTAGCTCCAAGGCCACACTGGATCACCACAGAGTTCGGTGGCCATGTAAGTCCACCGTGACGCCACCACCACACATGCAATCACTGTCGATTTCCTGCTGCTAATCTTCACATCTGAATCCTTTTGTTGCCTCTCGTAGGACATCACAAGGGTGTTGAAAAGGTTCGGGAGCAACATCATATTCTTCAACGGGCTAAGGGATCCATGGAGCGGTGGAGGGTAAGAACACAATCCATCCTTTTTGTCTCTGTCGATGGACTGAAACGGTGTACGCTATGTGCAGCGTGCTGAAGTCTCTTAACCCAAGCCTTAAAGCCATGGTTGTACCTCAAGGTATGCTTCCTTTTGATCTCCATCCCTTTTCTAAATAGCCTAACATGTGACTCTGTTTGTGTTTCTTGGCAGGGGCACACCATGTGGACCTCAGATACTCCACAAAGGAAGACCCTATGTGGCTACAGAATGTGAGGAGGAAAGAGATCAACATCATAGCCGGATGGACCAACCAGTTTTATGCAGACTCAAAGTTGTAAACATGCTTATCTTTTCTGTAGCTCATTTTCCCTCAAAATAAAAACAGATGATGAGCATTCGAATCTCAATCATAACCTGACTCTGGCAAGAACAGTAGTTGCATTAGCATGTGAGAGAAAGAGAAGGACAAAAGAAAGAGGTGGCGGCTAAAACTCTAAGGTACAAAAGCCCATGAACACTCCTTGTCATCTTTATCATCTCATCTAGTCCTTCTCTCCGATCCTTATTACACAGAGAAACAAACAAGAACACAGTATAGTTCAAGTTCATGCATCTTGAGCCACCACTCAAAGAAAAGCCAACAGAGTCCCTCACACTTCCATGAACTCTGATAAAGTAATAATATTTCCAAGCCTTCTCTCATCTGATCACTGACACACACCAGCATCGATATCCTGCAGACTAAACTACAAGAGATACTAAGATACTACTCGATTCATGCATGTGCATGTAAGAGTCGGTGTGCGGGACCTCAGATGCCCATGGTGGAAGCGCAGCATGCAGGATCAATAGGATGGGACAAAGAAATGCTTCTCCTTTGGAAAATGGTGAAGAGAAgagtcattatattgtattggaAGCTGTTCGTTTCTTACATTTGTGGTCTCTTGACGTTTGATATTTTTGACATGCAACTGAAGATAAATACTGTGTGTTCCAACACAAATGCTTCGATTCAAACAGTAAGATACCTGAGACAAATAATGTCTtccaacacaacacacacacacacacacacagaaaaCAAACCTGGTTTTTTTTATTGTAGCAGATGTACCAATAAAAGGGTGCGTGCAGCACAGGAGTTTACCGGACCCAACATACCACATGGAATGTCATTACCTGGATCTCACTGGAGATGGTTGAGATGAGGACACAGTGATGGCACTCACATCTGAACCATCACACTGTCATCATTCTTCAACTCCTTagcttaatataatattttagattTGGGAACTCTATGCTCACAATACCAACTGCATATATCTGTGTATCTTTTGCTGCAATCGTTCCTCGTAAGGCTATAAGTTCTTAGCAACAGTCTCCACATATCCCCAAGCTTTTGTGCCTTTCTGAACGTGACCATGGATCCTGTGTCAGACCATCACCATGAAGCATGGTCTTGGGAGCCACCCGTGAATCTCCACCAGCACTACCGCCACCATCCCTACCGAGGAGAGCAGATCGAACCCCGTCGTCAGCGGGAGCACATGTTCGAGAAGTCTCTTACCCCAAGCGACGTGGGGAAGCTCAACAGGCTGGTGATCCCGAAGCAGCAGGCGGAGAAGTACTTCCCACTCGCCGGCGACTCGGGCGAGAAGGACCTGTTGCTGAACTTCGAGGACGAGGCCGGCAAGCCGTGGATGTTCCGCTACTCCTACTGGAGCAGCAGCCAGAGCTACGTGCTCACCAAAGGCTGGAGCCGCTTCGTCAAGGAGAAGAAGCTCGACGCTGGCGACGTCGTTCTCTTCGAGCGCCTCCGAGCGGGCGGCGACCGCCTCTACATCGGGTGCAGGCGCCAAGGTCGGGAGGAGAGCCCTCCGGCGCCCGGCGCGCCGCCTGCGCGCCCCAGTCGCAACCACTCATGTCTCGGTACGTTTCTGCGACCTGGAAACCGAGCTAAATCGCTACAATTCTCAACCTCGCGTTCGTGTTCAGGCGATCGGGAGGAAGAAGCAGCGAAGAACACGGCGGAAGCACCGGCTAACTCGAAGCGGCTGAGATTGTTCGGCGTGAACTTGAACTGAGGTCCAGACTCCGCACACTGCTCCATCGCCGCCATGCCATTGCCTCCAGCTCTCAGCAACGTCAGCGGTCGATCAAGCTTGTACATTATGATGAACAAGAAAGCTAGGGCTCATCTTTCGAGCAGATGGAATCAATTGCACGCTGCTGCTGTCTCATCTCTTCAAGATGTTGTTTTTGCTCTTTTTTCTTCAAGCATCCGCTCTTTCTTAAATCcacgaaaaaaaaagggaagccgagcgagcgagcgagagagagagagagagagagagagagagagaacaagttTCCCTGGTCCTCCGGCAAGGGTCTCATAGTAATGAGAGTTAAACCGAGATTTCTGTATCCTTCTCTTGAATGAAAGGGCGTGAGGGATTTGACTCCAGTCTTTGATGTGTTGATGGAAGAACTAAATTTCCTTTCTCAATCAAAATATGAAGTCTTGGGAAAGAAATCTATGAATAAACTGGCTTAAAAATTTATCCGAAAACTATCCCTTATTATATTAGATTTGTGATCTTACTTCTATAGCAGCAGTCTTTGTAGATAACCACCGATGATTACGGACGAGTTAACTAATCATTCAAAAAACACATTTGATTATAGATCAACATGATAATGAGAATCTTCACGCATGATGTGGACGATGTGAATAGATGCGAATACCACCCACTATCGGCCATCGATTCGAATACAATAATTGTCATAAATTCGAACTATAAATGAAATTGGAAGTCTCGACGTCGAACGTACGACCTTTTGGAAGTACCTCAAGTCGAAGCGCATGAATGAAGGGAAGGCAGTGAAGTGAAGACGACGACAGTCATATGATGTGACTCGGGCCATGCGGCTTTTATTCTACCAGCACAGTCggtctcctccttttgttctccGGGGAAGAAAGAAGAGTTGTATCAGCGAGTGGGGCTGCACCGGAAACAGCAAACTATAAGCTCCATAAAAAGATCACAAGTTCCAGGAAAAATAAGCTAGATTCTCTCTCTTCCCCAGTAGCGCTAATCTTCTTCGAGTGTCTTAACTTGGGCTGCGAAGGATAGGATAGGATGGCTTTTAGATGACGAGCTGCCTGCAACATCCAAAACTTTACACATCACCAGGCAGTAAAATAACATAAAGGAGGAGATGAAAGGATGAGCTTTTCCATATAAAAGGAGTCATGCAAGGTTCACCTGTAGGAAGCTCACAATTACAGGGCAAGCATGATCGAGTTTTCAGGACTAGCAATCCTCCCCGTATCATCAGGAAGATATCATGTCGGATGATGACCAGGTGAGCCATGTGCAGGCCAGCATTCGTTGATGGCTCTGGATTGATTGATTGATACCTGAACATGATTAGTTTGATCAATAAAATCTCTCGAGTGCAGGGCATCGAATGATAAACAAACACACAAAGGGAGAGGAAAATACCGTATTCAAAGAGCTGTCTGTGGCTTCAGATGGACATCATTTTTTGACAGGTCCTGAAATCATATTCCTGCAATGACAAAGAAACAAAATTATGGTCATTTAAGCTTAGCCATTAGGCAAAAA from Musa acuminata AAA Group cultivar baxijiao chromosome BXJ2-11, Cavendish_Baxijiao_AAA, whole genome shotgun sequence encodes:
- the LOC108951706 gene encoding protein GL2-INTERACTING REPRESSOR 1-like — translated: MGSSWWCRFHRSLSSASGLVEPRRERRRRRRMSRRSGHGESQKLDLKLNLALPTRGDTSRRMATTGGDDSPRGTSSPSSCLSSEADSPEGPSMVLAGCPRCLMYVMLPGDDPKCPKCKSAVLLDFLHDTTTTTTKKSRKT
- the LOC135627253 gene encoding uncharacterized protein LOC135627253; the encoded protein is MDTNRAALLFLFFLPPFFHACNATAAGLRQPKWRRELETYSGSGLYETRYFTQTLDHFNFNPQSYAKFQQRYLVNHTYWGGKGSPIFVYTGNEGRIELFAKNTGFMFDIAPSFKALLVFIEHRYYGESIPFGGEDVAYSNASTLGYLCVTQAIADFATLIIDLKKNLTSEDSPVVAFGGSYGGMLAAWFRLKYPHVVLGALASSAPLLQFDDLVSPYTFYNIVTNDFRSESESCYRTIKSSWKELDDTLSRPGGPKKLAKAFKTCSDEVSNLPQWIEEALVYVAMTDYPTVSDFLTPLPAYPVKQMCKAIDDPISGNDTFARLYGAMNIYYNYTGKATCFDIDTDSLDDTVGTDGWNWQSCTEMILPTGGRSEESMFPANKYSYDDNARFCESYYGVAPRPHWITTEFGGHDITRVLKRFGSNIIFFNGLRDPWSGGGVLKSLNPSLKAMVVPQGAHHVDLRYSTKEDPMWLQNVRRKEINIIAGWTNQFYADSKL
- the LOC135627254 gene encoding B3 domain-containing protein Os11g0156000-like encodes the protein MDPVSDHHHEAWSWEPPVNLHQHYRHHPYRGEQIEPRRQREHMFEKSLTPSDVGKLNRLVIPKQQAEKYFPLAGDSGEKDLLLNFEDEAGKPWMFRYSYWSSSQSYVLTKGWSRFVKEKKLDAGDVVLFERLRAGGDRLYIGCRRQGREESPPAPGAPPARPSRNHSCLGDREEEAAKNTAEAPANSKRLRLFGVNLN